The Neoarius graeffei isolate fNeoGra1 chromosome 12, fNeoGra1.pri, whole genome shotgun sequence genome window below encodes:
- the il7r gene encoding interleukin-7 receptor subunit alpha: MALFWMLLTLCPFVAHSQSGDDGESIDIDCWSLMTLKESDLFCVLNEYDVDICEKVATLCQVQDSACSNATMESNKFSFWNLSPVSKHKLTIYLKGGRHQIQTVELVKMVKIPTPVIENAAYKLDEAVIYINYMHDYVTDPEFEVEFWGDPSKVKKMKVTYKQITIGGDQLRDSEIYKVRVRARPVSYFGGNWTEWSAVTSFSVKDNRPSEFPPVLYILLCIAPIVLVAIGFLILRWKKEIYACLFPDVPEPKATLAQIQRQKEHLPMSFSPEIFKDPNIYPVIYAEEKQFTPEFDDDQGDITEPGDDKVMALKCSRSTSMCEKQDDDDQSLNSEISQMKIKLLDGCASAEDVNDDPGCQSVVALQTHSKDETYVTMSSLYKTQ, translated from the exons ATGGCTCTTTTCTGGATGCTCCTGACACTGTGTCCGTTTGTGGCTCATTCGCAAAGTGGAGATGATG GAGAGTCCATTGACATTGACTGCTGGTCGTTGATGACCTTAAAAGAAAGCGATCTCTTCTGCGTCTTGAATGAGTATGACGTTGACATTTGCGAGAAAGTTGCAACACTTTG TCAAGTTCAAGATTCTGCTTGTTCCAATGCAACTATGGAAAGTAACAAATTCTCTTTTTGGAATCTGAGTCCTGTATCAAAGCATAAACTGACCATTTACTTAAAAGGAGGGCGACACCAAATACAAACGGTCGAGCTGGTGAAAATGG TTAAAATCCCAACTCCCGTGATTGAAAATGCAGCGTATAAGCTTGATGAAGCAGTTATATACATAAACTACATGCATGACTATGTCACAGACCCTGAGTTTGAAGTGGAATTCTGGGGAGACCCTTCCAAAGTTAAAAAG ATGAAGGTGACATACAAACAAATTACTATAGGGGGAGACCAGCTGAGAGACAGCGAGATATACAAAGTACGGGTCAGAGCCAGACCCGTGTCTTATTTTGGTGGGAACTGGACAGAGTGGAGCGCGGTGACGAGCTTCAGCGTGAAGG ATAACCGTCCTTCAGAATTTCCTCCGGTTCTGTACATCCTCCTCTGCATTGCTCCCATTGTGTTGGTTGCCATTGGGTTTCTGATCCTACGATGGAAGAAAGA GATATATGCCTGCCTTTTCCCAGACGTTCCAGAACCAAAGGCCACTCTCGCTCAAATCCAGAGACAAAAGGAG CACTTACCTATGAGTTTCAGTCCGGAAATCTTCAAGGACCCCAACATTTATCCTGTGATTTACGCTGAGGAGAAGCAGTTCACCCCTGAGTTTGATGATGATCAGGGTGACATCACAGAACCCGGCGATGATAAGGTTATGGCTTTGAAATGTTCTCGTTCCACTTCAATGTGTGAGAAGCAGGATGATGATGACCAAAGTCTTAATTCGGAGATATCCCAAATGAAAATTAAGTTGCTGGATGGATGTGCATCTGCTGAGGATGTAAACGATGACCCTGGTTGCCAAAGTGTAGTGGCTCTACAAACACATTCTAAGGATGAGACGTATGTCACCATGTCGAGCCTCTATAAAACCCAGTAA